The Treponema primitia ZAS-1 genome window below encodes:
- a CDS encoding DEAD/DEAH box helicase family protein produces the protein MKFNFKIQPFQTEAVDSVVRVFSGQHKQDRISYRRDLGVKEQQLQGALSYETDDEAETGYRNAVIELNDSQLLQNIRKIQTESNIKLSPSLVKELGAVSLDVEMETGTGKTYVYIKTMFELNERYGWSKFIVVVPSIAIREGVNKSFEITQEHFMELYSKKARFFIYNSSNLHQLDEFSQNSGINVMIINIQAFASSLKEGANNKESRIIYSKRDEFGSRKPIDVIKANRPIIILDEPQKMGGAATQNALKSNFNPLFSLNYSATHKTSHNLIYVLDALDAFQKRLVKKIQVKGFDIKNLRGTDKYLYLGEIVVDSKKPPRARLEFEVKHSGGIKRETHLLNAGDSLYVESKNLEQYKGLSLVEIDPLRGIVTFSSGDTLAVGEASGNVNENDIRRIQIRETILSHFEKEEQLFQSGIKCLSLFFIDEVAKYRQYDDDGKEILGEYGKIFEEEYLSCLNDHLGLFPPEYQDYLRGITKSDTHNGYFSIDKQGHCVDSAAKRGSEFSDDISAYDLILKNKERLLSFDEPTRFIFSHSALREGWDNPNVFQICTLKHSDNAAAKRQEVGRGLRLCVNQSGDRQDIDVCGETLVKENPLNNNFYKQEFQDLWRAINLRYAYTVDFDTPELIAKSVAALNAYLYVTELMYTTTTGEQTGGVDIAITGTRTSKLKSAQVSSVSYDLIGKIAEGTTLTRHSVAAILKKLSPDKLYLFRANPEEFIQKVTEEINKQKAAVVVEHISYQPSAEQPYTQDIFNISKSSQEYAKAFSAKHSIQDFVFTDGTAEQSTERKFAESLDTANEVVVYAKLPRGPKGFYIPTPVGNYSPDWAIAFKRNSVKHIFFIAETKGTMDSLNLRPIEQAKIFCARKLFNEISTTGVKYHDVDSYQSLLEVMQML, from the coding sequence ATGAAATTTAATTTTAAGATACAGCCCTTCCAAACAGAAGCAGTAGATAGCGTTGTGAGAGTATTCTCAGGTCAGCATAAACAAGACCGCATTAGTTATCGTCGCGATCTCGGTGTAAAGGAACAGCAGCTTCAAGGAGCGCTCTCTTACGAAACAGATGATGAAGCCGAAACGGGCTATCGTAATGCAGTAATAGAACTAAACGACTCCCAGCTTTTGCAGAATATTCGTAAAATACAGACTGAAAGCAATATTAAGCTGTCACCCTCACTCGTTAAAGAACTCGGCGCAGTGTCCCTTGATGTGGAGATGGAAACCGGTACAGGAAAAACGTATGTCTACATCAAGACCATGTTTGAACTGAACGAGCGGTATGGCTGGAGTAAGTTTATCGTCGTGGTGCCAAGTATCGCTATACGGGAGGGGGTGAACAAGTCCTTTGAAATCACTCAGGAACATTTCATGGAATTGTACAGCAAAAAAGCCAGGTTTTTTATTTATAATTCTTCAAACCTCCATCAGCTTGATGAATTTTCACAAAATTCCGGAATCAACGTGATGATAATCAATATTCAGGCCTTTGCCTCATCATTAAAGGAGGGCGCAAATAATAAAGAAAGCCGTATTATCTATTCCAAGCGCGATGAGTTCGGTTCTCGTAAGCCCATTGATGTTATTAAGGCCAATCGCCCGATAATTATTCTCGATGAACCGCAGAAAATGGGTGGAGCCGCTACACAAAATGCATTAAAAAGCAATTTCAATCCTCTGTTCTCACTGAACTATTCGGCGACCCACAAAACTTCCCATAATCTTATATATGTCCTTGACGCGCTCGACGCCTTTCAAAAGCGGCTTGTGAAAAAGATTCAGGTTAAAGGCTTTGATATTAAGAATCTACGCGGCACAGACAAATATCTGTATCTTGGCGAGATTGTTGTAGACAGCAAAAAGCCGCCACGCGCACGTTTAGAATTTGAAGTCAAGCATAGCGGCGGTATCAAGCGCGAAACCCATCTGCTGAACGCCGGTGACAGTCTTTATGTGGAATCAAAAAACCTGGAACAGTACAAGGGCTTGTCCCTCGTTGAAATTGACCCCCTTCGTGGTATAGTAACTTTCTCAAGCGGCGACACCCTTGCGGTAGGCGAAGCCTCAGGCAACGTTAATGAAAACGACATCCGCCGCATTCAAATACGCGAAACGATTCTTTCTCATTTTGAGAAAGAAGAGCAGCTTTTCCAAAGCGGAATTAAATGCTTATCCCTGTTTTTTATCGACGAAGTTGCAAAATACCGCCAGTATGATGATGACGGAAAGGAAATTCTCGGCGAGTATGGTAAAATCTTTGAAGAAGAATATCTCTCGTGCCTCAATGATCATTTGGGATTATTCCCCCCGGAATATCAGGATTATTTGCGGGGGATTACAAAGTCAGATACCCATAATGGATATTTTTCCATTGATAAGCAAGGACACTGCGTAGACAGCGCTGCTAAACGAGGCAGTGAATTTTCTGATGATATTTCTGCCTATGATCTCATCCTAAAAAATAAAGAGCGCTTACTGTCCTTTGATGAGCCCACACGGTTTATTTTTTCCCATTCTGCATTACGCGAAGGCTGGGACAACCCAAATGTATTTCAAATTTGTACGCTAAAACATTCCGATAATGCAGCCGCAAAACGCCAGGAAGTAGGGCGGGGTCTGCGATTATGCGTCAACCAATCCGGCGACAGGCAGGATATTGATGTATGCGGTGAAACCCTGGTCAAAGAAAATCCGCTTAACAACAATTTTTACAAGCAGGAGTTTCAGGATTTATGGCGGGCAATCAACCTCCGCTACGCCTATACGGTTGATTTTGATACCCCGGAGCTTATCGCAAAATCTGTTGCCGCGCTTAATGCATACCTTTATGTTACGGAACTTATGTACACGACAACCACAGGCGAGCAGACCGGGGGTGTTGATATTGCGATCACCGGAACAAGGACAAGCAAACTAAAAAGTGCCCAAGTCAGTTCCGTGAGTTATGATCTTATCGGAAAAATAGCTGAGGGTACGACACTCACTCGCCATAGTGTTGCCGCTATTCTTAAAAAACTGTCTCCGGATAAATTATACTTGTTCAGAGCGAACCCCGAGGAGTTTATCCAAAAAGTTACAGAAGAAATAAACAAACAAAAAGCAGCAGTTGTTGTGGAACATATATCGTATCAACCAAGCGCGGAACAGCCCTATACCCAGGATATTTTTAATATTAGCAAATCTTCTCAGGAATATGCAAAAGCATTTTCCGCAAAACATTCTATTCAGGATTTTGTATTTACCGACGGGACTGCCGAGCAAAGCACGGAACGCAAATTTGCAGAGAGCCTGGATACCGCCAATGAGGTCGTTGTTTATGCAAAGCTACCCCGAGGCCCAAAAGGATTTTACATACCCACACCCGTAGGCAATTATTCCCCTGATTGGGCAATCGCCTTCAAGCGCAATTCCGTAAAGCATATTTTTTTTATTGCCGAAACGAAAGGCACCATGGATAGCCTTAATTTACGCCCAATTGAACAGGCAAAAATATTCTGTGCACGAAAGCTATTCAACGAGATCTCAACCACCGGAGTGAAGTATCATGATGTTGATAGTTATCAGAGTTTGCTGGAAGTAATGCAGATGCTGTAG
- a CDS encoding nucleotidyl transferase AbiEii/AbiGii toxin family protein has protein sequence MKTSTQLKALVRNLSRDSNIEAEVLLRNFMLERFLERIAISDYKQNFILKGGMLIAALVGIDTRTTIDMDATIKGQTLTITEINTIVETILRIPINDGVEFTVLGIEEIREGADYPGYRVSIKAIFDKTRQTLKVDITTGDYITPKEIEYQYKLMFEDRTINIMTYNLESILAEKFETIITRGITNTRMRDFYDVYILTTTRTFNKAIFRTALNKTVETRGTKKQMSEINEVIKMITESSVMISLWQKYRKKYLYAADVTWEMTIIAVKNLAGGMESDYILGDKK, from the coding sequence ATGAAAACATCCACACAGTTAAAAGCGCTTGTACGCAACCTCTCCAGGGATTCGAACATTGAAGCAGAAGTTCTTTTGCGAAACTTTATGCTTGAGCGGTTCCTGGAACGCATAGCCATTTCCGATTACAAGCAAAATTTCATTCTAAAAGGCGGAATGCTCATTGCCGCCCTTGTTGGTATAGATACGAGAACCACGATAGATATGGATGCCACCATAAAAGGGCAGACACTGACCATAACTGAGATAAACACCATTGTTGAAACTATACTCCGTATACCCATAAACGATGGGGTTGAATTTACTGTGCTCGGCATCGAAGAAATTCGGGAAGGAGCCGACTATCCCGGATACCGCGTTTCCATTAAAGCAATATTTGATAAAACACGCCAAACGTTGAAAGTTGATATTACCACCGGGGATTACATCACGCCAAAGGAAATTGAATACCAATACAAGCTGATGTTCGAAGACCGGACAATCAATATCATGACCTACAACTTGGAATCGATTTTGGCTGAAAAATTTGAAACCATAATCACGCGTGGCATTACCAATACCCGCATGAGAGATTTTTACGATGTTTATATCTTGACTACCACACGCACATTTAACAAGGCGATATTTAGGACAGCCCTCAACAAGACAGTGGAAACACGCGGCACAAAAAAACAAATGTCAGAAATCAACGAAGTTATTAAAATGATAACAGAAAGCTCTGTTATGATTAGCCTTTGGCAGAAATACCGGAAAAAATATCTTTATGCAGCAGATGTTACCTGGGAGATGACTATTATTGCAGTAAAAAATTTAGCTGGCGGCATGGAAAGCGATTATATATTGGGAGATAAAAAATGA
- a CDS encoding type IV toxin-antitoxin system AbiEi family antitoxin domain-containing protein, producing MPDELQSILVQNGGTVTTAQANAVGISNERLRLLIKSGILERVSFGVYVLPNEFIDKMYIAQLQRSKIIYSHETALFLHDLTDRDPLNYSVTVPTGYNAARLRNDGFTVFTIKRELHGLGKMELTTMFGHTVATYSMERTICDCLRSRNQMDIAVVTNAVKRYSLRKDKNLNTLMRMAETFQVAKPLQNYLEVLL from the coding sequence ATGCCCGATGAACTACAATCAATCTTGGTACAAAACGGCGGCACGGTTACCACTGCCCAGGCTAACGCCGTTGGTATCTCGAACGAGCGATTGCGGCTGCTTATAAAGTCAGGCATTCTGGAGCGAGTATCATTCGGCGTTTATGTCTTACCGAATGAATTCATTGATAAAATGTATATTGCTCAATTACAGCGGTCAAAGATCATTTACTCTCACGAGACTGCATTGTTTTTGCACGATTTAACTGACCGGGACCCTCTGAACTATTCGGTAACAGTGCCGACCGGTTATAACGCCGCAAGACTGCGGAATGACGGATTTACCGTTTTCACTATAAAACGGGAATTGCACGGACTTGGAAAAATGGAACTCACCACCATGTTTGGGCATACCGTTGCCACCTACAGCATGGAGCGGACAATCTGTGATTGCTTGCGAAGCCGCAATCAGATGGATATAGCCGTGGTGACCAATGCAGTCAAACGCTACTCATTGCGGAAAGACAAGAATCTAAACACACTGATGCGAATGGCCGAAACATTCCAGGTTGCAAAACCGCTTCAAAACTATTTGGAGGTTCTCCTATGA
- a CDS encoding Fic family protein, whose amino-acid sequence MIEKPPYTITEKAADYLAKIVETVTRLEFGTGFKRDIKLHRENRVRTIHSSLAIEGNSLSLGEVSAVIEGKVVAGKQEEIKEVKNAYEAYDKIMTFDPYVISDFLKAHDLMTQGLVKESGRFRSGDVGVFDGNKPVHIGARPQFVPQLMEELFGWAKESELHPVLKSAILHYEIETIHPFADGNGRMGRLWQTLLLAKWNTIFAWIPMESVLYQNRPQYYQAIEDAREANDSAVFIEFTLSAILDIIGIQAKRQLDDPVNDPVNDPAKALLTCIKMNPTYTYQQYADKLGKSNATIKRLVQKLKTEGLIVRVGSDKTGHWEIK is encoded by the coding sequence ATGATTGAGAAACCTCCGTATACAATCACGGAAAAGGCCGCTGATTATTTGGCTAAAATAGTGGAAACCGTAACGCGTCTTGAGTTCGGGACAGGATTCAAACGGGATATAAAACTACACAGAGAGAACCGTGTGCGCACCATCCATTCTTCCCTTGCCATCGAGGGCAATTCCCTTTCACTGGGCGAAGTAAGCGCCGTGATCGAAGGAAAAGTAGTCGCAGGAAAACAGGAAGAAATCAAAGAAGTAAAAAACGCATACGAGGCCTACGATAAGATTATGACCTTCGATCCCTATGTCATCAGTGACTTCCTGAAAGCCCATGATCTGATGACCCAGGGACTTGTCAAAGAGTCAGGTAGATTCCGCAGCGGTGATGTTGGTGTTTTTGATGGGAACAAGCCGGTGCATATTGGCGCGCGTCCGCAATTTGTCCCTCAGTTGATGGAAGAATTATTTGGATGGGCTAAAGAGTCAGAATTGCATCCCGTACTCAAGAGTGCAATCCTGCATTATGAAATCGAAACCATTCATCCCTTTGCTGACGGTAACGGGCGTATGGGGCGCTTATGGCAAACGCTTTTGCTTGCCAAATGGAACACGATTTTTGCATGGATACCCATGGAATCTGTCTTATATCAAAACAGACCGCAGTATTATCAGGCAATTGAGGATGCAAGGGAAGCCAACGATTCCGCCGTTTTCATCGAATTTACCCTTTCGGCCATTTTAGACATAATTGGCATTCAGGCAAAACGTCAATTGGATGACCCTGTAAATGACCCTGTAAATGACCCTGCAAAAGCGCTTTTGACCTGTATTAAAATGAATCCGACCTATACCTACCAGCAATATGCCGACAAACTCGGCAAATCCAATGCCACGATAAAACGGCTTGTCCAAAAACTGAAAACAGAAGGCCTCATAGTCCGTGTTGGCTCAGATAAAACCGGCCACTGGGAGATAAAGTGA
- a CDS encoding site-specific DNA-methyltransferase, which yields MTKSERLKLQTPDRTDRNFAALAALFPNAVTETVDENGAVIRAIDADVLRQEINTHVVEGKEERYQFTWPDKRKSVLLANAPIAATLRPCCEESVNFDITENIYIEGDNLDVLKLLQETYLNRVKMIYIDPPYNTGNDFVYEDDFAGEANDFLIQDGQYDDDGNRMVRNLDSNGRFHTDWLNMIYPRLRLARDLLTDDGVIFISIDDNEVENLKKICNEVFGAENFVANIVWKHTQQSKNDERHFSRQYNYNVVYAKNIANLSNFFFERTEEDNKNYSNPDDDPKGLWRSGDVRSPNYRRTLCFDIIAPNGNIIKAPEIGWRWSEDTLKEKLASGEIVFKNDFSGIIRKIYLCEQNGRTPENLWDGDKFSTTRRAAAMIKQLFDGKQIFDTPKPVELVKCMLQLVTGEGDVILDFFSGSATTAHAVMQLNAEDDGKRKFIMVQLPEVCAPDSEAAKAGYKNICEIGKERIRRAGAKIKSDSPLTTTDLDIGFRVLKLDSTNMKDIYYTPQEIVQRDLDGFVDNIKSDRTPEDLLFQVMLDLGVPLSAKIEKRGTVFYVNDNYLVACFEPVDEALVMEIAHAKPYYAVFRDSSFKNDSTLVNFEQIFKTYSPTTIRKVL from the coding sequence ATGACTAAATCCGAGCGCCTAAAACTACAAACTCCAGACCGTACTGACCGCAACTTCGCCGCCCTTGCGGCTTTATTCCCCAATGCCGTCACGGAAACTGTGGATGAAAACGGCGCGGTTATTCGCGCCATTGATGCGGATGTATTGCGGCAAGAAATAAATACCCATGTTGTAGAGGGCAAAGAAGAACGCTATCAGTTTACCTGGCCCGATAAAAGGAAGTCTGTCCTGCTTGCCAACGCTCCTATTGCCGCAACTTTGCGCCCCTGCTGCGAAGAAAGCGTAAATTTTGACATAACCGAAAACATTTACATTGAAGGCGATAACCTTGATGTGCTAAAACTGTTGCAGGAAACTTACCTCAATCGTGTGAAAATGATATATATCGACCCGCCATACAATACGGGTAATGATTTTGTATATGAGGACGATTTTGCCGGGGAAGCAAACGATTTTTTGATCCAAGACGGACAATACGATGATGACGGAAACCGCATGGTGAGAAATCTCGACAGCAATGGGCGCTTCCACACCGATTGGCTGAATATGATTTATCCGCGATTGCGTCTTGCTCGTGACTTATTAACGGATGATGGTGTAATATTTATTAGTATTGATGATAATGAAGTTGAAAATTTGAAGAAGATTTGTAATGAAGTGTTTGGGGCAGAAAATTTTGTAGCAAATATTGTTTGGAAACACACTCAACAGAGTAAAAATGACGAACGACATTTTTCGCGCCAATATAACTACAATGTTGTATATGCAAAGAACATTGCCAATCTCAGCAATTTCTTTTTTGAAAGAACGGAGGAAGATAATAAAAACTATTCAAATCCAGATGATGACCCTAAGGGACTATGGCGTTCTGGTGATGTTCGTAGCCCAAATTATAGAAGGACTTTATGTTTTGATATTATTGCACCTAATGGTAATATTATAAAAGCACCTGAAATTGGTTGGAGATGGTCTGAAGATACATTAAAAGAAAAGCTGGCATCAGGTGAAATAGTTTTCAAAAATGATTTTTCTGGAATAATAAGGAAAATATACCTTTGCGAGCAAAATGGACGCACACCTGAAAATCTTTGGGACGGTGATAAGTTCAGCACAACGCGTCGTGCAGCGGCAATGATTAAACAGTTATTTGACGGAAAACAAATATTTGATACACCAAAACCTGTTGAATTAGTGAAGTGTATGTTGCAATTAGTAACGGGCGAAGGCGACGTAATCCTCGACTTCTTCTCCGGCTCCGCCACAACCGCCCACGCCGTAATGCAACTCAACGCAGAAGATGACGGTAAACGAAAGTTCATCATGGTACAACTCCCCGAAGTCTGCGCCCCCGACAGCGAAGCAGCAAAAGCTGGTTACAAAAACATCTGCGAAATAGGCAAGGAGCGCATTCGCCGTGCTGGGGCAAAAATCAAATCTGATAGCCCTCTGACAACGACCGACTTAGACATCGGTTTCCGTGTCCTAAAACTCGACAGTACCAATATGAAAGATATATACTACACACCGCAGGAAATCGTTCAGCGTGACCTTGATGGTTTCGTTGACAATATCAAAAGCGACCGCACCCCGGAGGACCTGCTGTTTCAGGTAATGCTCGACTTGGGCGTTCCGCTTTCTGCCAAAATAGAGAAACGGGGCACGGTATTCTATGTCAATGATAATTATCTTGTTGCATGTTTTGAGCCCGTGGATGAAGCCCTTGTGATGGAAATTGCCCATGCAAAACCATACTATGCGGTATTCCGCGACAGCAGTTTTAAAAATGACTCAACACTGGTCAATTTTGAGCAGATTTTTAAAACCTACAGCCCAACGACTATCCGCAAGGTATTGTAA